A genomic window from Arthrobacter sp. FW306-07-I includes:
- a CDS encoding GntR family transcriptional regulator — MIIALSTTGGTPAEQVHDQIRGLITTGALAANERLPSVRQLAADLRVAPGTIAKVYKQLEEEHFVETRVGAGTRVSPHAAAVSKEVARAARKLTDVCKRDNLELNEVLQIIRATW; from the coding sequence ATGATCATCGCCCTTTCCACGACTGGCGGAACCCCCGCTGAGCAGGTACACGACCAGATCCGCGGTCTGATCACCACCGGGGCACTCGCTGCAAACGAACGGCTCCCGTCGGTCCGACAGCTCGCAGCTGATCTCCGAGTCGCCCCCGGCACTATCGCGAAGGTCTACAAGCAACTAGAAGAAGAACACTTCGTTGAGACTCGAGTCGGAGCCGGCACCCGAGTCAGTCCCCACGCCGCGGCCGTCTCCAAGGAAGTCGCTCGAGCTGCACGAAAGCTAACCGACGTATGCAAGCGGGACAACCTCGAACTCAACGAAGTCCTCCAGATCATCCGTGCAACTTGGTAG
- a CDS encoding DUF6602 domain-containing protein yields the protein MGHYIHKGQLRSLYRTHGPPEAVVQVREVNRVGKTPLASSLRNLTGMGHKHHQWLKDASQDIQKDYDQLFRTAAESGRTQEVGHGNERVWQRFLQNWLPPQYEVDTRKYIIGPRDSEATPFETDLVIFNPGYPKMLRGMNEVMSGGVAAAFSTKLTVRPDGLDEAARHSAALQKVVGPERGHARLELWKPYVFGFLAASHCWKADGSTPVKNVAEHLYNNDLEHSHHPSESIDLVCVADLGTWTKMTCYLEHPGSPGEGDTDKVWWNPEMAAFGETITTSHTHIKSNDDVTPLALFLSALYGFMSWRNPDMSDIANDFRRSNSEPAGSGFSRLWAAHKVLSDNALLEMRGTLYEDANRLDSKIQGHFIWH from the coding sequence ATGGGGCATTACATCCACAAGGGTCAATTGAGGAGCCTTTACCGGACGCACGGGCCGCCAGAAGCGGTCGTTCAGGTCAGAGAAGTTAACCGCGTCGGTAAGACGCCGCTCGCCTCTTCTCTGCGAAACTTGACTGGCATGGGGCATAAACATCATCAGTGGCTGAAGGACGCTAGTCAGGACATCCAGAAGGACTACGACCAGCTGTTCCGAACGGCGGCCGAATCCGGTCGAACTCAGGAGGTCGGCCATGGAAACGAACGGGTCTGGCAGCGATTTCTCCAGAATTGGCTGCCTCCACAGTATGAGGTCGACACTCGGAAGTACATTATCGGCCCACGGGATTCGGAGGCCACACCATTCGAGACCGACTTAGTGATCTTTAATCCCGGTTACCCAAAGATGCTGCGCGGTATGAACGAGGTCATGTCCGGAGGAGTGGCTGCGGCATTCTCCACCAAGCTCACGGTCAGGCCCGACGGCCTGGACGAAGCGGCACGACACAGCGCCGCACTCCAGAAAGTCGTGGGCCCGGAACGCGGGCACGCGCGACTCGAGCTTTGGAAGCCCTATGTCTTCGGATTCCTCGCCGCCTCACACTGCTGGAAAGCCGATGGGTCGACACCAGTCAAAAACGTTGCGGAACACCTCTACAACAATGATCTCGAACATTCGCATCACCCATCCGAGAGCATTGACCTTGTGTGCGTAGCGGACTTGGGCACGTGGACAAAGATGACCTGTTACCTAGAACACCCCGGAAGCCCCGGCGAAGGAGATACAGATAAGGTCTGGTGGAACCCGGAGATGGCGGCTTTTGGCGAGACCATTACAACCTCCCACACACATATCAAATCGAACGACGATGTGACCCCTCTGGCGCTCTTCCTCTCAGCGCTCTATGGCTTCATGTCTTGGCGGAATCCCGACATGAGCGACATCGCGAACGACTTCCGCAGGTCCAACAGCGAACCGGCTGGGTCCGGCTTCTCACGCCTTTGGGCCGCCCACAAGGTGCTTAGCGACAATGCCCTTCTTGAGATGCGGGGGACTCTGTATGAAGACGCCAACCGTCTCGACTCGAAGATCCAAGGCCACTTCATCTGGCACTAG